A portion of the Polaribacter cellanae genome contains these proteins:
- the pta gene encoding phosphate acetyltransferase, which yields MSKAIYIATVESDSGKSLISLGILRMMLTKSAKVGYFRPIINEINADGYDEHTNTAINFFNLEIDYKDCYAYTQNEVVELLSEGQEDEVIHHVIKKYKKLEANYDYVLVEGTDFSSGGSFTELDVNLMIAKNLNIPALIVGSGNGKKKKDFINTMQLSYNAFIQKEVDVIGIIANKIEEDEVDYIRQELIKSFPNKLQIDIIPKVDFLAFPTVKEVVKALNGRILFGEQFLDNAIGSYSTGAMQLRNYLTRIKENALVITPGDRADIILGALQANASKNYPKIAGIILTGTLIPEESIIKLIEGVQSTVPIISVDGGTFNISNKIGGVKSKIYATHNKKILLSLDTFDKFVNAEGLTNILTSHQSVRMTPSMFQYNLLQKARIYKKHIVLPEGDDERIIRAAARLQLLDIVDLTLLGDRNTIQLKCDQLGIQIDLDKLNILNPEDSIHNKDFANTLFEARKHKGMTETTAVDLTRDVSYFGTLMILNGLADGMVSGAVHTTMHTIKPALQLIKTKPGVSVVSSVFFMCLSDRVSVMGDCAVNPNPNAEQLSEIAISSAASAEAFGIPAKVAMLSYSSGSSGKGEEVEKVRKATELAKAKNPDLKIEGPIQYDAAVDMSVAKTKMPDSKVAGQASVLIFPDLNTGNNTYKAIQRETGALAIGPMLQGLNKPVNDLSRGCTVDDIFNTVLLTAIQANQN from the coding sequence ATGAGTAAAGCTATATATATTGCCACAGTAGAATCCGACAGTGGTAAATCTCTAATATCTCTAGGAATCTTAAGAATGATGCTAACAAAATCTGCAAAAGTGGGTTATTTTAGACCCATTATTAACGAAATAAATGCAGATGGTTATGACGAACACACGAATACTGCTATCAATTTTTTTAACCTAGAAATCGACTATAAAGATTGTTACGCTTACACACAAAATGAAGTTGTAGAACTGTTAAGCGAAGGACAAGAAGATGAAGTAATACATCATGTAATAAAAAAATACAAAAAATTAGAAGCAAACTACGATTATGTTTTAGTAGAAGGAACAGATTTTTCTAGCGGTGGAAGTTTTACCGAATTAGATGTAAATTTAATGATTGCCAAAAACCTAAACATTCCTGCTTTAATCGTTGGTTCTGGAAATGGAAAAAAGAAAAAAGATTTTATAAACACAATGCAACTTTCTTACAACGCTTTTATTCAGAAAGAAGTGGATGTAATTGGAATTATCGCTAACAAAATTGAAGAAGATGAAGTCGATTATATCAGGCAAGAACTCATTAAAAGTTTTCCCAACAAACTTCAAATAGATATTATTCCGAAAGTAGATTTTTTAGCATTTCCAACAGTTAAAGAAGTTGTAAAAGCATTAAATGGACGCATTTTATTCGGCGAGCAATTTTTAGACAATGCTATTGGAAGTTATAGTACTGGAGCTATGCAACTTCGAAATTACCTAACAAGAATTAAAGAAAATGCATTGGTTATTACACCTGGAGACAGAGCTGATATTATTTTAGGCGCGCTACAAGCGAATGCTTCTAAAAATTATCCAAAAATTGCAGGAATTATTTTAACTGGTACTTTAATTCCAGAAGAATCTATTATAAAACTAATTGAAGGTGTACAATCTACAGTACCAATTATTTCTGTTGATGGAGGAACTTTTAACATTTCCAACAAAATTGGAGGTGTAAAATCTAAAATTTACGCAACACACAATAAAAAAATATTATTATCCTTAGACACGTTTGATAAGTTTGTAAATGCGGAAGGTTTAACGAACATTTTAACCTCACATCAATCTGTTAGAATGACGCCAAGCATGTTTCAATATAATTTATTGCAAAAAGCAAGAATTTATAAAAAACACATCGTTTTGCCAGAAGGAGATGACGAAAGAATTATAAGAGCAGCTGCTCGTTTACAATTATTAGACATCGTAGATTTAACGTTGTTGGGCGATAGAAATACCATTCAATTAAAATGCGATCAGTTAGGAATTCAAATTGATTTAGACAAACTAAACATTCTAAACCCAGAAGATTCTATTCATAATAAAGACTTTGCAAACACCCTTTTTGAAGCTAGAAAACACAAAGGAATGACAGAAACAACTGCAGTAGATTTAACCAGGGATGTTTCTTATTTTGGAACCTTAATGATTTTAAATGGTTTGGCAGATGGTATGGTTTCTGGAGCTGTTCACACAACCATGCACACCATAAAACCTGCCTTACAACTAATTAAAACCAAACCTGGCGTTTCTGTGGTTTCCTCAGTATTTTTTATGTGTTTGTCCGACAGAGTTTCTGTAATGGGCGATTGTGCTGTAAATCCGAACCCGAATGCAGAACAACTTTCGGAAATCGCCATTTCTTCAGCAGCATCTGCAGAAGCCTTTGGCATTCCAGCAAAAGTGGCAATGTTGTCTTATTCTTCTGGAAGTTCCGGAAAAGGAGAAGAGGTAGAAAAAGTAAGAAAAGCGACTGAATTGGCTAAAGCTAAAAATCCTGATTTAAAAATTGAAGGACCAATACAGTATGATGCAGCAGTAGATATGTCTGTCGCAAAAACAAAAATGCCAGATTCTAAAGTTGCAGGACAAGCTTCTGTATTAATTTTCCCAGATTTAAATACTGGGAATAATACCTACAAAGCCATTCAAAGAGAAACTGGTGCTTTAGCAATTGGCCCCATGTTACAAGGTTTAAACAAACCTGTAAACGATTTAAGTAGAGGTTGTACTGTAGACGATATTTTTAACACGGTTTTATTAACTGCCATTCAAGCAAATCAAAATTAA